ATAAAGCCGCCTGGCGGTATTTGGACTTGTTATATGAGAAAAATACAATACATTTGCCACAGGTGGTCAATTATAGAAGTTCCTTCTACATTTTCTTCATTATAAAATTAAACTTTAACCAATGAACAATGAGTGTGATTTTCTCCAATGTAGCATTATTAATAAAGTCGCAACAATTCATAAGAAATCACTACTTTACCTATACTACGTCAAACTTATATCATTTTGACTTATATGATATAGAACATGTTTTTTTAATAAACTCTTCTCATTAACTCTCGGGTGAACAAAAGCTTTTACAAAGTTCATACCGATTTTTCTCATAACGTTTTTTGATTGCTTATTAACATCTGCTGTAAAGCTATAAATATCACTAAAATCCAATTCGGTAAATCCATATTGTAAACAGGCTGTCGCTCCCTCAGTAGCATATCCTTTTCCCCATGCCTCTTTTTTAAGTCGCCAACCAATTTCAATACACGGTGTAAAATCAGACTCGAATATTGCCCTATGAAATCCTATAAACCCAATAAACTCTTTATTTACCTTTTCTTCCACCGCATAAAGTCCAAATCCACATTCTTTAATCTCGGATATAATTGATTTATAGAATGTAATTGTTTCTTCAGAAGATAAAGGTTTAGGAAAATACATCATAACTTTTTCATCCGAATTTAATCGAATAAATGGATCTAAGTCTGTTTCTCTCCAATCTCGTAATTGCAATCTCGATGTTTCTAAATATATCATTTCACACCTTGCGAAAATGTATGATTGGAAATTCACTAATTAATATGCAACTTTTTTGGTTTGAAAATATATCAACAACAAGGGATTCATGCCCAAAAGATATAGTATTAAATAAATATAGGAGCTACTACGTGGATCATTACATCCGCAATAAAATGGGCAATCATTGCAAACTCTAATCCTCGAAATAAAAATAGTACTCCAAAAGTAATTCCGCCAATTCCGTTTATCAGAAGCATTCCTAAAAATAGCCCCAGTGTCATCTCATAGGTAGATGCAGCAACACCATAATGTAAAAGCCCAAAAATTAAAGAAGCAATTATAATTGCTGTCCAATTTGCAGAATTAGTTAGGTTCTTCCTCTTACGAAACCTGGAAAATAACCACAATACAAAGGTAACTAAAAAGAGTCTAAATATCGTTTCTTCTGTAATACCTGCTCCTAAGGAACCTAATATCCCTAACCACCAAACTGGTTCATTTATTGAAGAATTATCAATTCCAAGTGCATTTGATATATTATAGCTTACAATCATTATAAAAATTGAAGTAATCACTCCATAAATTATGGCGAATCCTGAATTCTTTACATCTTGTTCTTGGATCTTTTCCTTACAAATAAACGAAGTTATAATAGGTAATTTCACTCCGATTTTCTTACCCATTAATAATGAAAGAAAGATTAAGACAGCACCTTCTACCAACATCTGGCCTGAGAAAATCAGAGTAAAAAGCCATTGTGAAACTCCCATTTCTTCATGAAATCCCTCTCTAGCTATAGCGTAGGGAGCCATCGCTATAGCTCCTATAACATTTAAAATTAATAAGACAAAATAAATTTTCCAATTAATAATGGATTGCTTTTCTTTTGCTAATATTTTCTTGTTGTCTTGTTTACTCTCGTTACTACATTCATAATCATTCATTTTTTCTTCAAGAGTAGCTGCTAGTCTATCAGAATCTTGAATATAAACCAACACTTTGTTCACCTGTTTTTTAAGTCCAAAATATCCAGTATAGGAAATCGGTTTATTGAAGATAATCTCATGCCTCAATT
This genomic stretch from Metabacillus sp. B2-18 harbors:
- a CDS encoding GNAT family N-acetyltransferase, with protein sequence MIYLETSRLQLRDWRETDLDPFIRLNSDEKVMMYFPKPLSSEETITFYKSIISEIKECGFGLYAVEEKVNKEFIGFIGFHRAIFESDFTPCIEIGWRLKKEAWGKGYATEGATACLQYGFTELDFSDIYSFTADVNKQSKNVMRKIGMNFVKAFVHPRVNEKSLLKKHVLYHISQNDISLT
- a CDS encoding CPBP family intramembrane glutamic endopeptidase, which gives rise to MDIQMMISLILLLTTLEIFIVYLFIRYKQGKIEKNPFITIFLKEWKILFYAFFRWRIKDNNKEYSLHKNSNYFWLFIALLHEQVIEMIVFHIYLKKVDPSYANIMSALHIYSIIYMIGDYNWVRNTPIRIINNKVEIKIGARRELSFHISDIDSVQKAQLTYTDKGGIIHEKGVFHATSFPRLLTRIFGITDELRHEIIFNKPISYTGYFGLKKQVNKVLVYIQDSDRLAATLEEKMNDYECSNESKQDNKKILAKEKQSIINWKIYFVLLILNVIGAIAMAPYAIAREGFHEEMGVSQWLFTLIFSGQMLVEGAVLIFLSLLMGKKIGVKLPIITSFICKEKIQEQDVKNSGFAIIYGVITSIFIMIVSYNISNALGIDNSSINEPVWWLGILGSLGAGITEETIFRLFLVTFVLWLFSRFRKRKNLTNSANWTAIIIASLIFGLLHYGVAASTYEMTLGLFLGMLLINGIGGITFGVLFLFRGLEFAMIAHFIADVMIHVVAPIFI